A genome region from Anolis carolinensis isolate JA03-04 chromosome 6, rAnoCar3.1.pri, whole genome shotgun sequence includes the following:
- the LOC100564014 gene encoding testicular acid phosphatase homolog, which yields MRLSETLAALVVFLQNILHFTTGQERTLRFVTLVYRHGDRSPLGTYPTDPHKAAAWPEGFQQLTKVGILQQKALGKFLRQKYDGFLSSAYKPQEIYVRSTDYDRTLMSAQANLMGLYSNLDPEIGWSPVPIHTVPIKYDKLLKSPTRTCQRYQHLMEETINLPSYQAKMEGWKGFIREMANYTGLKMEQLTLRGLWRVHDSLFCQKVHNLTLPGWATSRVLRTLAEIEAFNVEAHVGMHASQEKVRFTGGLLLDAILSNFSKIVCRDLPLKMIMYSAHDSTLIALHGALGIYNGHPPPYAACHGFEFYQETNNSFSIGMFYRNTSDQPPYVVTLPGCSTPCPLPRFIQLTHTVIPHDWETECQNPQKSTGRTVTALAVAVALLSIMLIGVGILYCRS from the exons ATGAGACTCTCTGAAACTCTTGCAGCTTTGGTGGTCTTCCtgcaaaatattttgcattttactACAGGTCAAGAAAGGACGCTGCGCTTCGTGACACTG GTGTATCGCCATGGTGATCGATCCCCCCTTGGCACCTACCCAACGGATCCCCACAAAGCAGCCGCTTGGCCAGAGGGATTCCAGCAGCTCACCAAG GTAGGTATTTTGCAACAAAAGGCTCTTGGAAAGTTTCTGAGGCAAAAATACGATGGATTTTTGAGTTCTGCCTACAAACCACAAGAG ATATATGTTCGCAGCACAGATTATGACCGCACCCTCATGAGTGCTCAAGCCAACCTGATGGGACTCTATTCAAACTTGGATCCAGAGATTGGCTGGAGTCCTGTTCCTATCCATACAGTGCCTATTAAATATGATAAG CTGCTGAAATCACCAACTCGGACTTGCCAACGCTACCAACATTTGATGGAAGAGACAATTAATTTGCCAAGTTATCAGGCTAAAATGGAAGGCTGGAAG GGCTTCATAAGAGAGATGGCTAATTACACAGGACTTAAAATGGAGCAGCTCACTCTGCGGGGTCTTTGGAGAGTACACGACTCCCTTTTCTGTCAG AAAGTTCACAACCTGACTTTGCCTGGCTGGGCCACATCCCGGGTTCTGAGGACGCTTGCTGAGATAGAAGCATTTAATGTTGAAGCCCATGTAGGAATGCACGCCAGCCAGGAGAAGGTTCGATTCACTGGAG GATTGTTACTGGATGCCATCCTGAGCAATTTCTCCAAAATTGTGTGCCGAGATCTGCCTCTCAAAATGATTATGTATTCTGCT CATGACAGCACCTTGATTGCTTTGCATGGAGCCTTGGGCATTTATAATGGTCACCCACCACCCTATGCTGCCTGCCATGGATTCGAGTTCTACCAGGAAACCAATAA CTCATTCAGTATTGGCATGTTCTATCGCAATACGAGCGACCAGCCACCTTATGTAGTAACCCTGCCTGGCTGCTCCACACCTTGTCCACTTCCACGCTTCATTCAACTCACCCatacagtcatcccacatgattgGGAAACCGAATGCCAAAACCCTCAGAAAAGCACag GACGCACGGTAACAGCCCTGGCTGTGGCAGTAGCTTTGCTGAGCATCATGCTAATTGGAGTGGGGATTCTGTACTGCAGAAGTTAA